The genomic DNA GGCGGGTTCTACGACACCATGCCCGAAGCGCCCGACCTTTTCGTCCGCGCACGCTCGACCTACGACGGTGCCATCCCGTGCGGCACCAGCGTCATGATCCACGCGCTCATCGATCTCCACGAACTCACCGGCGAACGCGCCTACCTCGACGATGCGGTCGCCGCCCTCGCAGCGATCAGCCCCGCCGTCAAAGACTCACCAGTCTCCACAGCTAACTCAACGCGAGCCCTGCTCCGCCTCCTCGTCGGCGGCATGATCGAAGAGTCCGCAGAACCACCGGCACCCGCGCCCGGTGCTGCTTCTACGGGCGCGGAAGCGGGCCTCCAGACACCGATCGAGGTCTATGCGAGCGTCGAGCGCGTGACCGTGAAGGACGATGAGCCCGCGGAGATTGTGGTGAAGGTCCGCGTCCTGCCCGGATACCACGTCATCTCGCCTCTGAGCCCGGTGTTCGCCGCCGGGAACGATGCGCCGGCACTCGTGCCGCTGCACGTCCACATCATCGGCGGCAGCGGCGTCCGCGTCTACGCGGACTATCCGGAGGGAACGTCTCTCGCCTCCGGAGCCGTGGAAGGACTCGCCGGAGTCAACGGCATCGCAGGGGAGTTCGACATGCGCCTCGCGATCGAACGCGACCCGGAGAAGCCGTGGAAGGGCAACCCGCTGATCGCGATCACCTTCCAGGCCTGTACCGACACGGCCTGCGAGCGTGCGAGAACGCTGGAGCTGGATGTGGCGATCGACCGGGGGTGAAGAGACCACAGAGCATCCACCCGTTCGGCCTCTGCGCCACTCCGCGCTCTCCGTGTACTCTGTGGTCACTTCGTTCCTTCAGAGCGTGAACTTCGCATCCGTCCACACCGCGCCCTTGCGTGCACTCTCGACGACGCGTTCGATGAAGTGGACGCCCCGTGCACCATCGCGCACGGTCGGGAACTCCGTCGCCAGTCCCTCCGGCTTCGCCCCCGCCTTCTTCGCGGCAATAGCATCGATCGCCCCACGGTAGATATTCGCAAACGCCTCGATGAACGCCTCCGGATGCCCGCCCGGCAGCCGCGTCGCGCGCCCGGCCTCCGCTCCGACGCCCGGCCCGGAGCGCGTGAAAATCTGCCGCACGCCATCGCGGGGCTGGAACAGAAGCGAGTTCGGCTCCTCCTGCCTCCACGAGATCATCCCCTCCGTGCCGTACACGCGGACCGAAAGGTTGTTCTCCTCGCCGACGCACACCTGCGAGCACGTCAGCGTCCCCTTCGCACCGCCCTTGTAGCGGATCAGAATCGCGGCATCATCGTCCAGCCGCCGCCCCGGCACGAACGTCGTCAGGTCCGCGCACAGCGACTCCATCTCCAACCCCGTGATCGTCGCGACAAGATTCTCCGCGTGCGTGCCGATATCCCCGACCGCCCCCGCGGCCCCCGACCTCGCCGGATCCGTCCGCCAGTCCGCCTGCTTCTGCCCACCGGATTCGAGCGCCGTCGCCAACCACCCCTGGTGGTACTCGACAAACACCTTGCGGATGGTGCCGAGTTTGCCCGCACGCACCAGCGACGCGGCCTGCTTCACAAGCGGATAGCCCGAGTAGTTGTACGTCACCGCGAAGACAACGCCGGACTTGGCGACGGTCTCGACCAGTTCATTCGCCTGCGCCGATGTGTGCACGAGCGGCTTGTCGCACACAACATTGATCCCCGCCGCGGCAAACGCCTTCGCGACCTCAAAGTGTGTGTCATTTGGCGTCACGATCGACACGAAGTCGATGCGATCGTTTGCCGGACGCTTCAGCTCGCCCTCCAGCATCTCCTTCCACGATCCGTAGGACCGATCGGACGCGAGGCCGAGTTCTTTGGCGGATGCCCGCGCCCTCTCCGGCGTCGATGACAGCGCCCCCGCGACCAGCCGCGCCTTGTTGTCGAGCGAGACGGCCATGCGATGGACCGCCCCGATGAACGCCCCTTGTCCG from Phycisphaeraceae bacterium includes the following:
- a CDS encoding Gfo/Idh/MocA family oxidoreductase, encoding MLTYGMVGGGQGAFIGAVHRMAVSLDNKARLVAGALSSTPERARASAKELGLASDRSYGSWKEMLEGELKRPANDRIDFVSIVTPNDTHFEVAKAFAAAGINVVCDKPLVHTSAQANELVETVAKSGVVFAVTYNYSGYPLVKQAASLVRAGKLGTIRKVFVEYHQGWLATALESGGQKQADWRTDPARSGAAGAVGDIGTHAENLVATITGLEMESLCADLTTFVPGRRLDDDAAILIRYKGGAKGTLTCSQVCVGEENNLSVRVYGTEGMISWRQEEPNSLLFQPRDGVRQIFTRSGPGVGAEAGRATRLPGGHPEAFIEAFANIYRGAIDAIAAKKAGAKPEGLATEFPTVRDGARGVHFIERVVESARKGAVWTDAKFTL